A DNA window from Phaeobacter sp. A36a-5a contains the following coding sequences:
- a CDS encoding helix-turn-helix domain-containing protein → MAQQKLYAGAKLREMRLRLSLTQKEFAAKLGVSLPYLNQMENNNRPVSTTVVLALAQEFGLDVTELSTGDSERLVSDMREVMADPVFADAAVPMADLRLTASNAPALARALLTLHRAYRQTHERLASLDEALGREDARIQASPWEEVRDFFHYCDNYIDAVDRAAENFSGRLDARSAAIAALDQAGISVVFGDIDGLRKFDPAGKVLRLSNRASPQTQLFQLLLQVALLHQNDLLEATLDFAKFHSEAARSIAKIGLANYFAGAAMMPYRQFLDAAVDCRHDLELLATRFGASIEQVAHRLSTLQRPGAKGVPFFFVRVDQAGTITKRHSATRLQFARFGGACPLWNVHRAFETPGRFLRQLAETPDGVRYISLARDVSKPGGSFGSPVRRYAIALGCEVRHADALVYADTLDVSQDSAYEPIGISCRICERRDCHQRSVPPLERRLSINTDQRGVLPYEVS, encoded by the coding sequence ATGGCGCAACAGAAACTCTATGCCGGAGCCAAGCTGCGGGAAATGCGGCTGCGCCTGTCGCTGACGCAAAAGGAGTTCGCCGCCAAGCTGGGGGTCTCCCTGCCCTATCTCAACCAGATGGAAAACAACAACCGCCCGGTTTCCACGACCGTGGTTCTGGCGCTGGCGCAGGAATTCGGGCTGGATGTCACCGAGCTGTCCACCGGTGACAGCGAACGACTGGTCAGCGACATGCGTGAGGTGATGGCCGACCCGGTTTTTGCCGATGCGGCAGTACCAATGGCGGATCTGCGGCTGACGGCTTCCAACGCGCCGGCGCTGGCGCGCGCGCTGCTGACGCTGCATCGCGCCTACCGTCAGACCCATGAGCGACTGGCCTCGCTGGATGAGGCGCTGGGGCGCGAGGATGCGCGCATTCAGGCTTCGCCCTGGGAAGAGGTGCGCGATTTCTTCCATTATTGTGACAACTACATTGATGCGGTGGATCGCGCGGCAGAGAATTTCAGTGGCAGGCTAGACGCCCGCAGCGCCGCCATCGCCGCATTGGATCAGGCCGGGATCAGCGTGGTTTTCGGCGATATCGACGGGCTGCGAAAGTTTGATCCGGCAGGCAAGGTGCTGCGGTTGTCCAACCGTGCCTCACCGCAGACGCAGCTGTTCCAGCTGCTGTTGCAGGTGGCGCTGCTGCATCAGAACGACCTGCTGGAGGCCACGCTGGACTTTGCCAAGTTTCACAGCGAGGCGGCCCGCTCCATCGCCAAGATCGGCCTCGCCAACTATTTCGCCGGGGCCGCGATGATGCCCTACCGGCAGTTTCTGGATGCCGCCGTGGACTGCCGCCACGATCTGGAGCTGCTCGCCACCCGCTTTGGCGCCTCGATCGAACAGGTGGCGCATCGCCTGTCCACATTGCAGCGCCCCGGCGCCAAGGGGGTGCCGTTCTTCTTTGTCCGGGTTGATCAGGCGGGCACCATCACCAAGCGGCACTCGGCCACGCGGCTGCAATTTGCACGGTTTGGCGGCGCCTGCCCGCTGTGGAATGTGCACCGCGCCTTTGAGACGCCGGGCCGGTTCCTGCGGCAGCTGGCGGAGACGCCGGACGGGGTGCGCTATATCTCATTGGCGCGGGATGTGTCGAAACCGGGCGGTTCCTTTGGCTCTCCTGTCCGGCGCTACGCGATTGCCCTGGGCTGCGAGGTGCGCCATGCCGACGCTCTGGTCTATGCCGATACGCTGGATGTGAGTCAGGACAGCGCCTATGAGCCGATTGGCATCTCCTGCCGGATCTGCGAACGACGCGATTGCCATCAGCGATCGGTGCCACCGCTGGAACGGCGGCTGAGCATCAACACCGACCAGCGCGGCGTGCTGCCTTATGAGGTGAGCTGA